TCACGGGCTTCCCGGGGGAGACGATCAAGCAGCATGAAGAGCTGATGGAATTTGTGGATGAGATGGCGTTTGAGCGTCTCGGTGTGTTTACTTATTCACCGGAGGAGGATACTCCGGCAGCTTCTATGCCGGATCAGATTCCGGAAGAAATAAAATCAGACCGCCAGGCAGAACTTATGGAACTTCAGCAGGACATTGTATTCGAGCAGGCTGAGAGCATGGTCGGGCAAAAAGTGCTCGTCATGATAGAGGGCAGAGTGGCCGATGAGAATGCTTATGTGGGAAGAACTTACAGAGATGCCCCGGGCGTGGACGGGCTTATATTTATCAATACGGAAGAAGAACTGATGTCCGGAGACTTTGCCATGGCAGAGGTGACCGGAGCTTCAGAATATGATTTGATAGGAGAGTTGATATCATGAATTTACCAAACAAACTGACCGTGCTCAGAATAATAATGGTTCCGTTTTTTGTCCTGTTTATGCTGACAGACCTTGGAGGGTCTGCCAACAAATGGATAGCGCTTGTGCTGTTCTGTGTGGCCAGTCTCACAGACATGCTGGACGGGAAGATAGCGAGAGCGAGAAACCTTGTGACCAACTTCGGGAAATTTATGGACCCGCTGGCGGACAAGCTGCTCGTATGCTCCGCCATGATCTGCCTCATACCGCTTGGAAAACTGGATGCGTGGATCGTTATCGTGATCATAGCAAGAGAATTTATCATCAGCGGCTTCCGCCTTGTCGCTTCAGACAGCGGAATCGTTATCGCCGCAAGTTATTGGGGAAAGTTCAAGACCGTTTCCCAGATGTTTATGATCATCCTGCTCATCGCCGATCTGGGCAGCGT
This is a stretch of genomic DNA from [Clostridium] hylemonae DSM 15053. It encodes these proteins:
- the pgsA gene encoding CDP-diacylglycerol--glycerol-3-phosphate 3-phosphatidyltransferase, with product MNLPNKLTVLRIIMVPFFVLFMLTDLGGSANKWIALVLFCVASLTDMLDGKIARARNLVTNFGKFMDPLADKLLVCSAMICLIPLGKLDAWIVIVIIAREFIISGFRLVASDSGIVIAASYWGKFKTVSQMFMIILLIADLGSVFDVIGTVLIWVSLILTVVSLIDYVVKNKEVLTQGGM